In Romboutsia lituseburensis, a genomic segment contains:
- a CDS encoding cobaltochelatase CobT-related protein translates to MKWIYNNYEFENRINNLSWTISGKYNEDISASEQDYTSKDVALYFAIMTGARHKYIEWNIVKKYLYNRIKQGYDSNILLGLVQVVLNIIVEDRVIQERPGIKDIRKKAYKDMLDGFTKIYKDDVIQKIKYVIVLENMGKHPSVDGLSRRILNCIRKIDINLPIIEILKEIDNIYIKFFEGKVIKSQDIKENSIEYKNDTDIDFDTFSDFMYEELYEDEQNEMIESEISNISSSMLIESVGEIDIDISKNTKERVLYVDEKTLDKIYNKMEHYYGKSYLNKNELKKIETKNCRNVHEGCRIHFTDGVLRSECSNVAQIKYVTRQKENNIGKFRDKAKIHKRNIIKLKDSLSRILIEESETSRVYSDCGTIHANRAWRATKSSNNKIFYKDIENEKGKYVIDILLDGSGSQSRNQANVATQAYIIANALTMVGIPNRVMGFSSFMDYTILKRFKDYEDKIEEIENIFEYFCAGNNRDGLAIKSTCDGLLNRNEENKILIVLSDGKPNDIKIGKDRERSIRGEMSYRGMIGIKDTANEVRRARQQNILVLGVFTGKENDLEAQRLIYGRDFVYTKDIERFSDIVSMYLKKIIRN, encoded by the coding sequence ATGAAATGGATATATAATAATTATGAATTTGAAAATAGAATAAATAATTTATCTTGGACTATTTCAGGTAAATATAATGAAGATATAAGTGCATCAGAACAAGACTATACATCAAAGGATGTAGCGTTATATTTTGCTATTATGACAGGTGCAAGACATAAATATATAGAATGGAATATAGTTAAAAAATATTTATACAATAGGATAAAACAAGGATATGATTCTAATATACTATTAGGTTTAGTTCAAGTAGTTCTAAATATAATAGTAGAAGATAGAGTAATACAAGAAAGACCAGGAATAAAAGATATAAGAAAAAAAGCATATAAAGATATGCTAGATGGATTTACAAAAATATATAAAGATGATGTAATACAAAAAATTAAATATGTAATAGTATTAGAAAATATGGGTAAACATCCTTCAGTAGATGGTCTAAGTAGAAGAATTTTAAATTGTATTAGGAAGATTGATATAAATTTACCGATAATAGAAATTTTAAAAGAAATTGATAATATTTACATTAAATTTTTTGAAGGAAAAGTTATAAAATCTCAAGATATAAAAGAAAATTCTATAGAATATAAAAATGATACAGATATAGACTTTGATACATTTTCAGATTTTATGTATGAAGAGCTTTATGAAGATGAACAGAATGAGATGATTGAAAGTGAAATAAGTAATATATCCTCATCTATGTTAATTGAAAGTGTTGGAGAAATTGATATAGATATCTCTAAAAATACTAAAGAAAGAGTTTTATATGTAGATGAAAAGACATTAGATAAAATCTATAATAAAATGGAACATTATTATGGAAAATCATATCTAAATAAAAATGAATTGAAAAAAATTGAAACTAAAAATTGCAGAAATGTACACGAAGGTTGTAGAATACATTTTACAGATGGAGTATTGAGAAGTGAATGTAGTAATGTAGCTCAAATTAAATATGTTACAAGACAAAAAGAAAATAATATAGGTAAGTTTAGAGATAAAGCTAAGATACATAAAAGGAATATAATAAAATTAAAGGATAGCTTATCAAGAATTCTTATAGAGGAAAGTGAAACTAGTAGAGTTTATTCAGATTGTGGGACTATACATGCAAATAGAGCATGGAGAGCTACAAAAAGTAGTAATAACAAAATATTTTATAAAGATATTGAAAATGAGAAGGGGAAATATGTAATTGACATATTACTAGATGGAAGTGGGTCTCAGAGCAGGAATCAAGCAAATGTTGCTACACAAGCATATATAATAGCTAATGCTCTAACCATGGTAGGTATTCCTAACAGAGTTATGGGATTTTCTAGCTTTATGGATTACACTATATTAAAAAGATTTAAAGATTATGAAGATAAAATAGAAGAAATTGAAAATATATTTGAATATTTTTGTGCAGGAAATAATAGAGATGGACTAGCAATTAAATCAACTTGTGATGGTTTATTAAATCGAAATGAAGAAAATAAAATATTGATAGTTTTAAGTGATGGAAAACCCAATGATATAAAAATTGGAAAAGATAGAGAGCGTAGTATAAGAGGCGAAATGTCATATAGAGGTATGATAGGAATAAAAGACACTGCCAATGAAGTAAGAAGAGCTAGGCAACAAAATATTTTAGTATTAGGAGTATTTACAGGAAAAGAAAATGATTTAGAAGCACAAAGGTTGATATATGGTAGGGACTTCGTATATACTAAAGATATAGAAAGATTTTCAGATATAGTGTCTATGTATTTGAAAAAAATAATTAGAAATTAA
- a CDS encoding AAA family ATPase yields MGIIDNLKQQNVNEKLIEDALYFKKYYKLEDSLQHRISQSNSYFYGKEIWDMCISAILEGENILLSGPKATGKNLLADNLSELFGRPQWNTSFHINTDSTTLIGTDTFIDNEVKLRRGSVYECAIHGGFGIFDEINMAKNDAIAVLHSALDHRRIIDVPGYERINLHPATRFIGTMNYEYAGTKELNEALVSRFMVIDIPSIEEDKLMLILNNEFPDADREKLLQFAGIFLDLQLKSQNGEISSKSIDLRGLIGSLKTIKRGLSPKLAINMGITGKTFDEYEKEIVGDIIKTRISSIWESKDVFPHNNLNGQLESSF; encoded by the coding sequence ATGGGGATAATAGATAACTTAAAACAACAAAATGTAAATGAAAAATTAATAGAAGATGCTTTGTACTTTAAAAAATATTATAAATTAGAGGATTCTCTTCAACATAGAATATCACAATCAAATAGCTATTTTTATGGGAAAGAAATATGGGATATGTGTATATCTGCTATACTTGAAGGTGAAAATATACTTTTATCAGGGCCTAAGGCAACAGGTAAAAACCTACTTGCAGATAACTTATCTGAGCTATTTGGAAGACCTCAGTGGAATACTTCTTTTCATATAAATACAGATAGTACAACATTAATAGGAACAGATACTTTTATAGATAATGAGGTAAAGTTAAGACGTGGATCTGTATATGAATGTGCAATTCATGGTGGATTTGGTATATTCGATGAAATAAATATGGCTAAAAATGATGCTATTGCAGTACTGCATTCTGCATTAGATCATAGGAGAATAATCGATGTGCCTGGTTATGAACGAATAAATTTACATCCGGCAACTAGATTTATAGGAACGATGAACTATGAATATGCAGGTACAAAGGAATTAAATGAGGCACTAGTATCTAGGTTTATGGTTATTGATATACCGTCAATAGAAGAAGATAAACTTATGCTTATATTGAATAATGAATTTCCTGATGCAGATAGAGAAAAGTTACTTCAGTTTGCAGGAATATTCCTTGATTTGCAATTGAAATCACAAAATGGAGAAATTTCAAGTAAATCAATAGATTTAAGAGGGCTTATAGGTTCATTAAAAACAATAAAAAGAGGTCTTAGTCCTAAATTAGCAATAAATATGGGTATAACAGGTAAGACTTTTGATGAATATGAAAAGGAAATAGTAGGGGATATTATAAAAACAAGAATTTCAAGTATTTGGGAATCTAAGGATGTATTTCCACATAATAATCTAAATGGTCAATTAGAATCAAGTTTTTAG